A section of the Primulina eburnea isolate SZY01 chromosome 1, ASM2296580v1, whole genome shotgun sequence genome encodes:
- the LOC140837823 gene encoding uncharacterized protein, whose translation MTTSRRVADRKVLKFEKNIKKRGVTGETIKKKGSSYPVGPVVLGFIIFVVVGSSLFQIIRMATSGGGMA comes from the exons ATG ACAACCTCAAGGCGTGTGGCTGATAGGAAGGTATTGAAATTTGAGAAGAACATAAAGAAGAGAGGTGTAACTGGTGAAACAATTAAAAAGAAAGGAAGTTCTTATCCTGTAGGCCCTGTGGTGCTTGGGTTCAtcatatttgttgttgttggaTCAT CCTTGTTTCAGATTATCCGCATGGCAACAAGTGGAGGAGGCATGGCATAA
- the LOC140837831 gene encoding nuclear transcription factor Y subunit C-1-like, with the protein MENNPQQSSAAYPPAAPYHHLLQQQQQQLQMFWNYQRQEIEQVNDFKNHQLPLARIKKIMKADEDVRMISAEAPILFAKACELFILELTIRSWLHAEENKRRTLQKNDIAAAITRTDIFDFLVDIVPRDEIKDEAAVLGGIVGPAAGAGGVTGVPYYYPTIGQPMMGRPAVDPGVYMQAPPPPSQAWQSVWQTAADDGSYASGGGASGGHGNLDGQG; encoded by the coding sequence ATCACCACCTCCTtcagcagcagcaacagcaaCTCCAGATGTTCTGGAATTACCAGCGCCAGGAAATAGAGCAGGTTAACGATTTCAAGAACCACCAGCTCCCATTGGCTCGAATCAAGAAGATCATGAAGGCAGATGAGGACGTGCGCATGATATCCGCGGAGGCGCCAATCCTCTTCGCCAAGGCTTGCGAGCTTTTCATTCTGGAGCTCACGATCAGATCTTGGCTCCACGCCGAGGAGAACAAGCGCCGTACGCTCCAGAAAAATGACATCGCGGCGGCCATTACGCGTACTGATATTTTTGATTTTTTGGTGGACATTGTGCCGAGGGATGAGATCAAGGATGAGGCGGCTGTGCTGGGTGGGATTGTGGGGCCCGCGGCCGGTGCAGGTGGAGTCACTGGTGTTCCGTACTATTACCCGACCATTGGTCAGCCTATGATGGGTCGTCCCGCTGTGGATCCGGGGGTTTACATGCAGGCGCCGCCGCCACCATCGCAGGCGTGGCAGTCGGTTTGGCAGACAGCGGCTGATGATGGCTCGTATGCCAGCGGCGGTGGTGCAAGCGGTGGCCACGGCAACCTCGACGGCCAAGGCTAA